From Pseudarthrobacter equi, a single genomic window includes:
- a CDS encoding LacI family DNA-binding transcriptional regulator, with protein MAKSTTPHQAASVRQRGVTMNDVAKHAGVSRTAVSFVLSNRENASISEETRTRINEAVQELGYRPNAGARALASQRSGWYGIVTEIVTAPFAVDIIKGAQDQAWLDRRFLLIAPSDQADAVGPNQGLEDAATEKLLEQRVEGLLYAATFHRGVHVPASANEVPTVLINCFDADGKLPSIVPDERAGGRVAVERLLQAGHTRLGVINLDPVIPAAVGRLEGAREALAAAGLDLDPELVVSGYATADGGYEAAGRILDRYEGERRPTALFCLNDRMAMGAYDAIKERGLTIPGDIAVIGFDNQELIAAYLRPKLTTVALPFEKMGALGVQTLAALTAGQPIIADQQLVDCPLLERSSV; from the coding sequence ATGGCGAAAAGCACCACACCCCACCAGGCCGCCTCCGTGCGGCAGCGGGGCGTCACCATGAATGACGTCGCCAAGCACGCCGGCGTCTCCCGGACCGCAGTTTCGTTCGTCCTGAGCAACCGCGAAAACGCCAGCATCTCCGAGGAAACCCGCACCCGGATCAACGAGGCCGTCCAGGAGCTGGGCTACCGGCCCAACGCCGGTGCCCGTGCACTGGCATCCCAGCGCAGTGGCTGGTACGGCATTGTCACCGAGATCGTCACGGCCCCGTTCGCCGTCGACATCATCAAAGGTGCCCAGGACCAGGCCTGGCTTGACCGCCGGTTCCTGCTCATCGCGCCCTCCGACCAGGCCGATGCAGTAGGACCCAACCAGGGCCTGGAAGATGCTGCAACGGAGAAGCTGTTGGAACAACGCGTGGAAGGACTTCTGTACGCAGCCACCTTCCACCGGGGCGTCCACGTACCGGCCAGCGCCAATGAAGTACCCACTGTCCTGATCAACTGCTTCGACGCTGACGGAAAGTTGCCCTCGATCGTCCCTGACGAGCGCGCGGGCGGCCGGGTCGCCGTCGAACGATTGCTCCAGGCCGGCCACACCCGGCTAGGGGTCATCAACCTTGACCCGGTGATCCCTGCTGCAGTGGGGCGGTTGGAAGGTGCACGCGAAGCACTGGCCGCCGCCGGACTGGACCTGGACCCGGAACTGGTGGTGTCCGGCTACGCGACGGCCGACGGCGGCTACGAGGCCGCCGGCCGGATCCTGGACAGGTACGAGGGGGAGCGCAGGCCAACGGCACTGTTCTGCCTCAATGACCGCATGGCGATGGGTGCCTATGACGCCATCAAGGAACGGGGCCTGACCATCCCCGGAGACATCGCCGTGATCGGCTTCGACAACCAGGAACTGATTGCGGCCTACCTGCGGCCCAAACTGACCACCGTTGCGTTGCCGTTCGAAAAAATGGGCGCCCTGGGAGTCCAGACGCTCGCCGCTCTTACAGCAGGACAGCCGATCATTGCCGACCAGCAACTGGTCGACTGTCCGCTGCTAGAACGCTCTTCGGTCTGA